Part of the Amblyomma americanum isolate KBUSLIRL-KWMA chromosome 7, ASM5285725v1, whole genome shotgun sequence genome, CTTAGCCCCGCTAAGCATCACCATTCGGCACTGGCCAAGTGTGTGCTGGCAATATACCAACGTGGTGACTCGTGTGCTACGATGAACGCGTGCAGCGTGAGGACCGTTGGTGAGAGGATGAAGCTCTGCATTGTAATCCAGTCATGTTGTTTCAGCAGCCGCACCACAGCAAACCAGCCTTCTGCCGTCAGCATACCCATCGCCATGGCAGTGTACAGGGGGAGGCTGCGGTGCGCGTGAGTCGAGGCCTCGAAGAGCAGCGTGGAGGAGAGCACCGTGACTGTCGCGGCGCAGCCAGAGTTGAGGAACCTCGAGAGAATGTACACGTGGTACGAGGAGCTGAAGCATCCGCCCAGCGTTGCCAGCTGCAGGGCCGCCACCGTCAAGAGGAGCACGGACAGTCGACCCACGCGGTCCACAATGAGTCCGACGACACTCATGAAGATCAGCGATCCCGCGATGTGCACGGCGTGAGCCAGAGCGAGGTGAGGCCTCCTGTGGCACACCCGATCCCAGCGGCTTACTGTGGACCTCCTCTCCTGTTCTGGGTCGTAGTCCCACTTGGCGCAGTCCAGAATGCGCGTGTCGTTAGGGTCGCCCGAATGTGCGTAGACGGTGCAGCGGCTGAAACGCCCATCAGCTTCCAGAGGGATCGCCAAGTTCTTCCAGGAGAGAGCAGGAATCATCACTACGCCCTGCGGCTGCTTGCACCGCCGGAGATGATGCGGATGACGAGTGCGTGGCAGTGCATCGCACATATGGATACCGTATTAAGAAGGAAGAGCCAGCGCTGGAATCTGCCGTGGCCGAACATGTCCCCACTCTCGAAACACTCGCTGGTCACTAGGTCGACCTTGGCCAGCTTCTGTGGGGAGAGCAATGACATCCTTGCTGTCGTTCTTGCTGCAttcttattgttgttgttgcctgaaatatGATAGCACATAGCCATGgtggaggattggccagggtttgctGCAGATTCAAacctcaagcggctcataaattcgAATGATTGtgtgtaataattggttttcttggggaaaggaaatggcgcagtatctgtctcatatatctttggacacctgaaccgcgccgtaagggaagggaaaaaggagggagtgaaagaagaaaggaagaataggtgcagtagtggagggctccggaataatttcgactaccttgggatctttaacgtgcactgacatcgcacagcacacgggcgccttagcgtttttcctccataaaaacgcagccgccgcggtcgggttcgaaccacggaactcgggatcagtagtcgagcgccctaaccaatgagccaccgcgacggggcaTGATTGTGAGTGAAAAAGGAAATCACGAGttttgagagagcttgaggaTATCGCAATGGAAAtcaggaaacaaagcggtgcgagtagaataaataaattttgagaaatgtaacccTCGTGACTGCGCGAGCTTCCTGGATAcc contains:
- the LOC144097867 gene encoding solute carrier family 22 member 13-like, which gives rise to MIPALSWKNLAIPLEADGRFSRCTVYAHSGDPNDTRILDCAKWDYDPEQERRSTVSRWDRVCHRRPHLALAHAVHIAGSLIFMSVVGLIVDRVGRLSVLLLTVAALQLATLGGCFSSSYHVYILSRFLNSGCAATVTVLSSTLLFEASTHAHRSLPLYTAMAMGMLTAEGWFAVVRLLKQHDWITMQSFILSPTVLTLHAFIVAHESPRWYIASTHLASAEW